One window of the Glycocaulis alkaliphilus genome contains the following:
- a CDS encoding acyl-CoA dehydrogenase C-terminal domain-containing protein, with the protein MPSYRAPIRDQRFVLNDVLNIQQYSNLPGFSDASADIVDAILEEGGKFCENVLYPLNKVGDHEGCRLQPDGEVVVPNGFKEAYDQLTEGGWTALSADPEYGGQGLPHYLNLAFNEMVTATNMAFGMYPGLTGGAAQALHVGGSDEQKQLYLPKMISGEWSGTMNLTEPHCGTDLGMLRTKAVPNGDGTYKISGQKIWISAGEHPMSQNIIHLVLARVEGAPAGVKGISLFVVPKFIPDENGNPGKRNGVKCGGLEEKMGIHGNATCVMNYDEATGWLVGEENKGLRIMFVMMNEARLGVGLQGLALAETAYQYSLAFAKDRIQGRSLTGPKNPDGPADPIIVHPDVRRMLMDQKVFVEAGRAFTLWTALQGDLEHKAADEETRTKSGDYMALLTPIVKAYLTDKGYDSVSKGLQIHGGSGFTREWGIEQLLRDARITLIYEGTNGVQALDLVGRKLAMNGMRPINTFFAEMDAFVADNKGNKELEPFLDGLAATKAKLQKATNWLVEKGLENFDNAGAASTDYLHLFGLTCFAWMWGRMAKVSLEKIAEGSDDPIYASKLATGHYFLQRWLPDADAHLAKVEAGADTMMALTAEQF; encoded by the coding sequence ATGCCCAGCTACCGCGCCCCTATCCGTGACCAGCGCTTTGTCCTCAACGATGTGCTGAACATCCAGCAATACAGCAATCTGCCGGGCTTTTCCGATGCCAGCGCCGATATTGTCGATGCCATTCTCGAAGAGGGCGGCAAGTTCTGCGAGAACGTACTCTACCCGCTCAACAAGGTAGGCGATCATGAGGGCTGCCGCCTCCAGCCTGACGGCGAAGTGGTAGTCCCCAACGGCTTTAAAGAAGCCTATGACCAGCTGACCGAAGGTGGCTGGACGGCACTCTCTGCCGATCCCGAATATGGCGGGCAGGGCCTGCCCCACTATCTGAACCTTGCCTTCAACGAGATGGTGACGGCCACCAATATGGCGTTCGGCATGTATCCGGGCCTTACGGGGGGCGCCGCACAGGCGCTCCATGTCGGCGGGTCTGACGAGCAGAAGCAGCTCTACCTGCCCAAAATGATCTCCGGCGAGTGGTCAGGCACGATGAACCTGACCGAGCCGCATTGCGGTACCGATCTTGGCATGCTGCGCACCAAGGCGGTGCCCAATGGCGATGGCACCTACAAAATCTCCGGTCAGAAGATCTGGATCTCGGCCGGTGAACATCCGATGAGCCAGAACATCATCCACCTGGTGCTCGCCCGCGTCGAGGGTGCGCCTGCTGGCGTGAAGGGTATCTCGCTCTTCGTGGTGCCCAAATTCATCCCCGACGAGAATGGCAATCCGGGCAAGCGCAATGGCGTGAAGTGCGGCGGGCTGGAAGAGAAGATGGGCATTCACGGCAATGCCACCTGCGTGATGAATTATGACGAGGCGACCGGCTGGCTCGTCGGCGAGGAAAACAAGGGCCTGCGCATCATGTTCGTCATGATGAACGAGGCGCGCCTCGGCGTTGGCCTGCAGGGTCTGGCGCTCGCCGAAACCGCCTATCAATACTCGCTGGCGTTCGCGAAGGACCGCATTCAGGGCCGTTCGCTGACGGGGCCGAAAAATCCTGATGGTCCCGCCGACCCGATCATCGTCCATCCCGATGTGCGCCGCATGCTGATGGACCAGAAAGTGTTCGTCGAGGCGGGCCGCGCCTTCACGCTGTGGACCGCGCTGCAGGGCGATCTCGAACACAAGGCGGCCGACGAGGAAACCCGCACCAAGTCGGGCGACTACATGGCGCTGCTCACCCCGATCGTGAAGGCATATCTCACCGACAAGGGGTATGACAGCGTCTCGAAAGGCCTGCAGATCCATGGCGGGTCAGGCTTCACCCGCGAATGGGGTATCGAACAGCTCCTGCGCGATGCCCGCATCACCCTGATCTATGAAGGCACCAACGGCGTGCAGGCACTCGATCTGGTGGGCCGCAAGCTCGCCATGAACGGGATGCGCCCGATCAACACCTTCTTTGCCGAGATGGACGCCTTCGTGGCCGACAATAAAGGCAATAAGGAGCTGGAGCCCTTCCTGGACGGCCTCGCCGCGACCAAGGCCAAGCTGCAGAAAGCCACCAACTGGCTGGTCGAGAAGGGTCTTGAGAATTTCGACAATGCCGGAGCGGCCTCGACCGATTACCTCCACCTCTTTGGCCTGACCTGCTTTGCCTGGATGTGGGGGCGGATGGCGAAAGTGTCGCTGGAGAAGATCGCGGAAGGCTCTGACGATCCGATCTACGCCTCCAAGCTGGCGACCGGGCACTATTTCCTGCAGCGCTGGCTGCCCGACGCCGACGCGCATCTGGCCAAGGTGGAGGCCGGCGCCGACACCATGATGGCGCTGACGGCTGAGCAGTTCTGA
- a CDS encoding MerR family transcriptional regulator, giving the protein MTASPCAETLYSIRDLAASFGVTPRALRFYEQQGLITPQRKGATRLYTAADRARLILILRGKRVGFSLAEIKEMLDLEATEHASRGHLENSILRFRARIEDLKRQRDDIDDAIGELEAGVVWMEERLNDRDPPEDIKRRARAFEALAAARLMQWSVGPPDQP; this is encoded by the coding sequence ATGACGGCGTCACCCTGTGCAGAGACACTCTATTCGATCCGCGATCTGGCCGCATCGTTCGGTGTGACGCCGCGCGCCTTGCGCTTTTACGAACAGCAGGGGCTCATAACGCCGCAGCGCAAAGGGGCTACGCGCCTCTATACGGCTGCGGACCGGGCCCGGCTTATCCTCATCCTGCGGGGCAAGCGCGTCGGGTTTTCGCTAGCCGAGATCAAGGAAATGCTCGATCTTGAGGCGACCGAACATGCCAGCCGCGGGCATCTGGAAAACTCGATCCTGCGGTTTCGCGCGCGCATCGAAGATCTGAAGCGCCAGCGCGACGACATTGACGATGCGATAGGCGAGCTGGAAGCGGGTGTCGTGTGGATGGAGGAGCGCCTCAATGATCGCGATCCGCCTGAAGACATCAAGCGCCGCGCGCGCGCCTTCGAGGCGCTGGCCGCTGCGCGCCTGATGCAATGGTCTGTCGGACCGCCAGACCAGCCCTAG